In Acidobacteriota bacterium, a genomic segment contains:
- a CDS encoding DUF3368 domain-containing protein produces the protein MKVVSNTSPIINLAAINHLDVLRQVFGTILIPQAVYHEIVVVGSGQPGADEVQGANWIQVHAITNQPLITVLTLSLDQGEAEAIALAVETQADLVLLDERMGRSVASHFGLKCIGLLGILIEAKRTGVLPAVKPVLDDLRSKAGFWVSPALYHQVLQTVDE, from the coding sequence ATGAAGGTTGTCAGCAACACGTCTCCAATCATCAATTTAGCCGCCATCAATCATCTGGATGTCTTGCGCCAGGTGTTCGGAACGATTCTGATTCCACAGGCGGTGTATCACGAAATCGTGGTTGTAGGGAGTGGGCAACCCGGTGCGGATGAAGTTCAGGGGGCAAATTGGATTCAAGTCCACGCGATAACCAATCAACCACTGATTACTGTGCTTACCCTGAGTTTGGACCAGGGAGAGGCGGAAGCCATTGCACTTGCCGTTGAGACTCAGGCTGATTTGGTACTTCTGGACGAACGGATGGGTCGTTCCGTCGCCAGCCATTTTGGACTCAAATGTATTGGGCTCCTGGGCATTTTGATCGAAGCCAAACGAACCGGAGTTCTGCCAGCCGTCAAACCAGTGTTGGATGACCTGAGATCAAAGGCAGGTTTTTGGGTAAGCCCAGCGCTTTATCATCAGGTACTTCAAACAGTTGATGAGTGA
- a CDS encoding UPF0175 family protein translates to MSLVIPDEILQTAHMTEHELRQEIAVMLFQKEKLTLGQASRLADLSQIQFQHVLASRHIPVHYDIREFEADLNTLKQLGR, encoded by the coding sequence ATGAGCCTTGTTATTCCAGATGAGATTCTGCAAACAGCCCACATGACCGAACACGAACTCCGCCAGGAAATAGCTGTCATGCTGTTCCAAAAGGAAAAGTTAACATTGGGACAAGCCAGCCGATTGGCGGATTTAAGTCAGATCCAGTTCCAACACGTGCTGGCAAGTCGTCACATTCCGGTGCATTACGACATCCGTGAATTTGAAGCTGATCTCAATACTTTAAAGCAGTTGGGGCGATGA
- a CDS encoding carboxypeptidase regulatory-like domain-containing protein — MRQSLNILSQIQVKSPCTEDWNEMVGNDEVRFCSHCSKHVHNLSAMTRREAEELVLRSSGNLCIRYIRRPEDQQIVTLPDWMDRPALRGLVLPVAAGVMAVALNTAPSLAQNSPSAKPAIQVTDPARGKSSFQAAEVKAELSLEGIVKDTTGAVLAGATVKCTNPMTGESLTTTANEQGVFRLGIVIEGDFILDVEAAGFIAGQLPRIRVARGENQRVEVVLQPDENANTVIGVVSGEVLIQKTDNLVLPEVCDNVTLDPTIDLKPLRPKTSTQLNLTKCSQPGTQPRARAQRGFPILQFGSSSSIAVSKTGIYGTVCDETKVVVPKAELRLTNLETGQAISLDSDEYGQFQFEKIPAGKYRLSAEAEGLRRTEIDKIEIDSGGRKEINPILEFPDMTGDMVLVTNSLVDTRAQTELQSEMALDETKTESILLQQVETGDKSAVLALLKQGVKPDTRNEFGETALMLVGNSKTIAKYLVRYGADVNARNQVGATPLMYAMLQEKTFIPKLLIAGGADVNAADQWGRIALMIAAFEGKTRFIKLLIKAGADVGMKDQFGKTALDYALDADQSGVVKLLKAANAELSPTFNR, encoded by the coding sequence ATGAGGCAATCTCTCAATATTTTAAGTCAGATACAGGTGAAATCGCCCTGTACCGAAGACTGGAATGAAATGGTCGGCAACGATGAAGTGCGTTTCTGCAGCCACTGCAGTAAGCACGTTCACAACCTGTCGGCGATGACCCGCCGCGAAGCCGAAGAACTCGTCCTGAGATCAAGTGGGAATCTGTGCATCCGCTACATTCGGCGACCGGAAGACCAGCAAATCGTGACACTTCCAGACTGGATGGACCGTCCGGCACTCCGAGGGCTGGTGTTGCCGGTGGCGGCTGGAGTGATGGCCGTGGCGCTCAATACGGCGCCATCGCTGGCCCAAAACTCGCCTTCGGCAAAACCAGCCATTCAGGTTACTGATCCAGCCAGGGGAAAATCTTCCTTTCAAGCGGCTGAAGTGAAAGCCGAACTGTCTTTAGAAGGAATCGTCAAGGATACGACTGGTGCTGTTCTGGCTGGTGCAACAGTGAAATGTACAAACCCGATGACTGGAGAATCGTTGACAACCACCGCCAACGAACAAGGAGTATTTCGGCTCGGCATTGTGATTGAAGGAGATTTTATCCTTGATGTCGAAGCCGCCGGGTTCATTGCTGGTCAGTTGCCACGAATCAGGGTCGCCAGGGGAGAGAATCAAAGAGTGGAAGTTGTGCTTCAACCGGATGAAAATGCAAATACTGTAATAGGAGTAGTATCTGGTGAAGTCTTGATACAAAAAACTGACAATCTGGTGCTTCCAGAGGTTTGCGATAATGTGACACTTGATCCCACCATTGATCTCAAGCCACTCCGTCCCAAGACATCTACTCAACTCAATCTAACAAAATGTAGTCAACCAGGAACTCAACCCCGAGCACGTGCTCAACGTGGTTTTCCGATCCTGCAGTTTGGTTCAAGTTCAAGCATAGCCGTTTCAAAAACAGGTATTTATGGGACGGTTTGTGATGAGACCAAAGTTGTTGTTCCGAAAGCTGAATTAAGGTTAACCAACCTTGAAACCGGGCAGGCAATCTCGTTGGACTCTGATGAATACGGTCAGTTTCAGTTCGAGAAAATTCCTGCTGGGAAGTATCGGTTGAGCGCCGAGGCTGAGGGGCTAAGGCGAACCGAGATTGATAAAATAGAAATTGATTCAGGTGGGCGAAAAGAAATCAATCCAATTCTAGAATTTCCAGATATGACAGGTGATATGGTTTTGGTTACTAATTCACTTGTTGATACCCGAGCCCAGACGGAACTTCAAAGTGAGATGGCTTTGGATGAAACAAAGACTGAATCAATCCTTTTACAGCAAGTCGAAACTGGTGATAAATCAGCCGTGCTTGCTCTCTTGAAACAAGGTGTTAAGCCCGATACCCGAAACGAATTTGGCGAAACGGCGCTGATGCTAGTGGGGAACTCCAAGACGATTGCGAAATATCTGGTGCGGTACGGCGCTGATGTCAACGCCCGAAATCAGGTCGGCGCTACACCGTTGATGTATGCGATGCTCCAGGAGAAAACCTTCATTCCAAAGCTGTTGATTGCTGGTGGAGCGGATGTCAACGCCGCCGACCAGTGGGGACGCATAGCCTTGATGATTGCAGCCTTTGAGGGCAAAACCAGATTCATCAAGCTGCTGATCAAAGCTGGGGCCGATGTTGGGATGAAAGACCAGTTCGGGAAGACAGCGTTGGACTATGCTCTTGATGCCGACCAGTCAGGGGTCGTCAAATTGCTCAAAGCCGCCAATGCTGAGCTTTCTCCAACCTTCAATCGGTGA
- a CDS encoding ankyrin repeat domain-containing protein codes for MNRSLRILDRVQVKSPCTEDWNEMVGNDEVRFCSHCSKHVHNLSAMTRREAEELVLKSNGNLCIRYLRRPEDQQIVTLPDWMDRPSLRRLVLPVAAGVMAVALNTAPSLAQRPQLPKQEHSRPAKQPDQKPAKLGDGSGNTTLKGTVQYEQKEAIQDAEITLINLKTETTQIAISDEDGHYQFTNLAEGTYKIEVSAEGFQRFIVDELRIRSGQQLQFNPQLEVGAFMGILTFSFSLEEMVKHRDDRIECAFDNPDSQAFFEDLEEGNQTGVLRRLKQGISPNLRNGCGETALMVACEDKGLILLLLQYGADVKAQSMFGATPLMFSMVQNDPAIPKVLIQRGAEVNAADQDGRTALMIAAAAGKIKYLKLLLTAGADLNAKDKIGQTALNYAIAHDEEKAIAFLKLIGAKASPPIVEAEEDE; via the coding sequence ATGAACCGAAGTCTACGCATTCTTGACCGGGTGCAGGTGAAATCCCCCTGCACCGAAGACTGGAATGAAATGGTCGGCAACGACGAAGTGCGCTTTTGCAGCCACTGCAGCAAGCACGTTCACAACCTGTCCGCCATGACCCGCCGTGAAGCCGAAGAACTCGTCTTGAAATCAAATGGGAATCTGTGCATCCGCTATCTTCGACGACCGGAAGATCAGCAGATTGTGACGCTTCCAGACTGGATGGACCGACCTTCACTCCGGCGGTTGGTGTTGCCGGTGGCGGCTGGAGTGATGGCCGTGGCGCTCAATACGGCACCTTCGCTGGCTCAACGACCACAACTACCAAAACAAGAGCATTCCAGGCCAGCAAAACAACCTGATCAAAAGCCAGCAAAGCTGGGAGATGGTTCTGGTAACACAACATTGAAAGGTACGGTTCAATATGAACAAAAAGAAGCTATCCAGGATGCAGAAATAACATTGATTAACCTGAAAACTGAAACCACGCAGATCGCAATTTCTGACGAGGATGGACACTATCAATTCACGAACCTTGCCGAAGGGACCTACAAAATTGAAGTTTCTGCCGAGGGTTTCCAACGGTTCATCGTGGATGAATTAAGGATTCGAAGTGGGCAACAGCTCCAGTTTAACCCGCAGTTAGAAGTTGGTGCGTTCATGGGGATACTCACTTTTTCATTTTCTCTTGAAGAGATGGTCAAACATCGTGACGACCGCATTGAGTGCGCTTTCGACAACCCGGATTCACAGGCATTTTTTGAAGATCTTGAAGAAGGGAATCAAACTGGAGTGCTTCGAAGGTTAAAACAGGGAATTTCCCCAAACCTCCGAAATGGTTGTGGCGAAACAGCGCTCATGGTTGCCTGTGAGGATAAGGGTTTGATTTTGTTGCTTTTACAATATGGGGCCGATGTAAAGGCACAAAGTATGTTTGGGGCGACTCCGCTGATGTTCTCTATGGTGCAGAATGACCCAGCGATTCCAAAGGTATTGATTCAGCGTGGAGCCGAGGTAAATGCTGCTGACCAGGATGGACGAACGGCTTTGATGATTGCCGCTGCCGCTGGAAAAATCAAATACCTCAAGCTTTTGCTTACGGCTGGAGCAGATCTCAATGCAAAAGACAAGATTGGTCAGACAGCGCTTAATTACGCCATTGCTCATGATGAGGAAAAGGCAATTGCTTTTCTCAAGTTGATTGGAGCCAAAGCCTCACCACCCATTGTTGAAGCAGAGGAAGATGAATAG
- a CDS encoding ankyrin repeat domain-containing protein: protein MKRNLRIIDHVQVKSPCTEDWNEMVGNDEVRFCSHCSKHVHNLSAMTRHEAEKLVLESNGNLCIRYLRRPEDQQIVTLPDWMDRPALRRLVLPVAAGVMAVALNTAPSMAQKAGSSKPVIKVQDPPSPGKKTMGPMHSNRASSGQVTQTTQTPGSASSGGDTQSPSVLIEPVPALDQTLCPRPITELPIHGGDVLVGLTIGMPSNLMSTNPGISSRRPAGSELLRAVENRNAPTVLSFLKQGIQPNGRNEHGETALMLVGNSKTIAKYLVRYGADVNARNQVGTTPLMYAMLQDKTFIPKLLIAGGADVNAADQWGRTALMIAAFEGKPKFIKLLIKTGAKVEFKDQFGKTALDYASDAESKSVILLLKAAGAKVSTRY, encoded by the coding sequence ATGAAACGAAACCTGAGAATTATTGACCACGTGCAGGTGAAATCCCCCTGCACCGAAGACTGGAATGAAATGGTCGGCAACGACGAAGTGCGCTTCTGTAGCCACTGCAGCAAGCACGTTCATAACCTGTCGGCCATGACCCGCCACGAAGCTGAAAAACTGGTACTGGAATCAAATGGGAATCTGTGTATCCGTTACCTTCGGCGACCGGAAGACCAGCAGATTGTGACACTTCCAGACTGGATGGATCGTCCGGCGCTCCGACGGCTGGTGTTACCGGTGGCGGCTGGGGTAATGGCGGTGGCGCTTAATACGGCGCCTTCAATGGCACAAAAGGCTGGTTCTTCAAAACCAGTGATCAAGGTACAGGATCCACCTTCGCCAGGTAAGAAGACAATGGGTCCAATGCATTCCAATCGTGCGAGTTCAGGACAGGTGACCCAAACAACTCAAACTCCAGGTTCAGCCTCATCCGGTGGTGATACTCAAAGTCCTTCTGTTTTGATTGAGCCGGTGCCAGCTCTTGATCAAACCCTGTGTCCTCGGCCCATCACGGAACTTCCTATTCACGGGGGTGACGTCTTGGTGGGATTGACTATAGGCATGCCAAGTAATTTGATGAGCACGAATCCTGGGATTTCCTCCCGCCGTCCTGCTGGAAGTGAACTGTTACGCGCGGTTGAAAATAGAAATGCCCCTACCGTACTTAGTTTTCTGAAACAGGGAATACAACCAAATGGACGTAATGAGCACGGCGAAACCGCGTTGATGTTAGTCGGGAACTCCAAGACGATTGCGAAATATCTGGTACGGTATGGTGCTGACGTCAACGCCCGAAATCAGGTGGGCACCACGCCGCTGATGTATGCGATGCTCCAGGACAAAACCTTCATTCCAAAGCTCTTGATCGCTGGTGGAGCGGATGTCAACGCCGCCGACCAGTGGGGACGAACAGCATTGATGATTGCAGCCTTTGAGGGCAAACCCAAATTTATCAAGCTGCTGATCAAGACTGGTGCCAAAGTTGAGTTCAAAGACCAGTTTGGAAAAACAGCGCTGGACTATGCCAGTGATGCTGAGTCCAAGAGTGTCATACTGCTCCTCAAGGCGGCTGGAGCCAAAGTTTCAACCAGGTACTAA
- a CDS encoding ankyrin repeat domain-containing protein, with amino-acid sequence MKRNLRIIDHVQVKSPCTEDWNEMVGNDEVRFCSHCSKHVHNLSAMTRREAEALVLKSNGNLCIRYRRNPVDQTVVTLPVRLGNALTRRLSLPIAAGVMAVALNTAPALGQDLQPTGQQTITVESTDGKSPEVITNHGGGSKVSGVVKDQTDAVIADASVKLTNLTTGEERTCTTTEKGQFELPTGIDGRYSLEIESPGFAKFQQEVDIKAGDSLEFQAITLEIALDVETFTVGIIVEFSQVEKWVYHKDEQAELEWPELEPKAQEFWDDFYPCTEPEEVEALFLEKGYAPDIRGQFDRTALMEIAKDYKKLAQALLKYGANPNAQNYFGVTPLMYGMLSEGTAIPKMLIQAGADVNAADKDGRTALMLAAFDGKTKVVKLLIKAGADVNAKDKLGKTVLDYAIDANQSAVIKVLKAAGAKPSVSSKSTLKKETCTTR; translated from the coding sequence ATGAAACGAAACCTGAGAATTATTGACCACGTGCAGGTGAAATCGCCCTGCACCGAAGACTGGAATGAAATGGTCGGCAACGATGAAGTGCGTTTCTGCAGCCACTGCAGCAAGCACGTTCACAACCTGTCGGCGATGACCCGCCGCGAAGCCGAAGCATTGGTTTTGAAATCAAATGGGAATTTGTGTATCCGGTATCGCCGCAACCCGGTGGATCAAACTGTGGTGACACTTCCGGTTCGGTTGGGAAATGCGCTCACCCGCCGATTGTCGCTCCCGATTGCCGCCGGAGTGATGGCGGTGGCGTTAAATACCGCGCCAGCTTTGGGTCAGGATCTTCAACCCACGGGGCAGCAAACGATTACGGTTGAAAGTACAGATGGAAAATCTCCTGAAGTTATCACCAATCACGGTGGTGGGTCGAAGGTATCTGGCGTCGTGAAGGACCAAACCGATGCTGTGATTGCAGATGCATCTGTGAAGTTGACCAATCTGACAACAGGTGAAGAGAGAACCTGTACTACAACTGAAAAAGGACAATTTGAGTTGCCAACAGGGATTGATGGACGGTATTCGCTGGAAATTGAATCTCCAGGGTTTGCCAAATTCCAACAGGAAGTTGATATCAAGGCAGGGGATAGCCTCGAATTTCAGGCGATCACCTTGGAAATTGCGCTGGATGTTGAAACCTTTACAGTTGGGATAATTGTTGAATTCTCGCAAGTTGAAAAATGGGTTTACCACAAGGACGAACAGGCAGAACTCGAATGGCCGGAGCTGGAACCAAAAGCTCAAGAATTTTGGGATGACTTCTATCCATGCACTGAACCTGAGGAAGTGGAGGCGTTGTTCCTGGAAAAAGGGTATGCGCCCGATATTCGCGGTCAATTTGATAGGACCGCTCTGATGGAAATTGCTAAAGATTACAAAAAACTCGCCCAGGCCTTGTTGAAGTATGGAGCAAACCCCAATGCCCAGAATTACTTCGGCGTGACGCCGTTGATGTACGGGATGTTGTCAGAGGGCACGGCTATTCCAAAAATGCTGATCCAGGCAGGTGCAGATGTAAATGCAGCGGATAAAGATGGGCGAACGGCCCTGATGTTGGCGGCTTTTGATGGCAAAACCAAAGTCGTCAAGTTGCTGATCAAAGCAGGAGCTGATGTCAACGCAAAGGACAAGCTGGGAAAAACGGTGCTGGATTATGCGATTGATGCCAATCAATCAGCGGTTATCAAAGTTCTCAAAGCTGCCGGCGCGAAACCGTCTGTTTCGTCCAAATCTACCCTCAAAAAAGAAACCTGCACCACTCGCTAA
- a CDS encoding ankyrin repeat domain-containing protein — MGRSLTLLDRVQVKSPCTEDWTEMVGNDEVRFCSHCSKHVHNLSAMTRREAEALVLKSNGNLCIRYRRNPEPQMVVTLPVRLGNAFAQRLSLPIAAGVMVVALNTAPALGQDLQPTGQQTITVESTDRKSPEFVIDHDGGSKVSGVVKDQTDAVIADASVKLTNLTTGEERTCTTTEKGQFELPTGIDGRYSLEIESPGFAKFQQEVDIKAGDSLEFRAITLDIDETDVVRMGIIVEFSQVEKWVYHKDEQAELEWPDLEPDVQEFWDKFNNCSDSEELEELLVGEGYVPDIRGQFDGTPLMGAAKSDKNLTKVLLKHGANSNARDHFGVTPLMYAMLSESTAIPKMLIQAGADVNMADKDGRTALMLAAFDGKTKVVKLLIKAGADVNAKDKLGKTVLDYAIDANQSAVIKVLKAAGAKPSASSQSTPKKETCTTR, encoded by the coding sequence ATGGGCCGGAGTTTGACACTTTTAGACCGGGTGCAGGTGAAATCACCCTGCACCGAAGATTGGACCGAAATGGTCGGCAACGACGAAGTGCGCTTTTGTAGCCACTGCAGCAAACACGTTCACAACCTGTCGGCGATGACCCGCCGCGAAGCCGAAGCGCTGGTTTTGAAGTCGAACGGGAATCTTTGCATCCGGTATCGTCGCAACCCTGAACCCCAAATGGTGGTGACACTTCCGGTTCGGTTGGGGAATGCATTTGCCCAGCGATTGTCGCTCCCGATTGCCGCCGGAGTGATGGTCGTGGCGTTAAACACTGCACCAGCTTTGGGTCAGGATCTTCAACCCACGGGACAGCAAACGATTACGGTTGAAAGTACAGATAGGAAGTCTCCTGAATTTGTAATCGATCATGATGGTGGGTCGAAGGTGTCTGGCGTCGTGAAGGACCAAACCGATGCTGTGATTGCAGATGCATCCGTGAAGTTGACCAATCTGACAACAGGTGAAGAGAGAACCTGTACTACAACTGAAAAAGGACAATTTGAGTTGCCAACGGGGATTGATGGACGGTATTCGCTGGAAATTGAATCTCCAGGGTTTGCCAAATTCCAACAGGAAGTTGATATCAAAGCAGGGGATAGCCTCGAATTTAGAGCCATCACTTTGGATATTGATGAAACCGATGTTGTCAGAATGGGGATAATTGTTGAATTCTCGCAAGTTGAAAAATGGGTATACCACAAGGACGAACAGGCAGAACTTGAATGGCCTGACCTGGAGCCAGATGTTCAAGAATTTTGGGATAAATTCAATAACTGCTCTGATTCTGAAGAATTAGAGGAACTCTTAGTGGGAGAAGGGTATGTTCCAGATATTCGCGGACAATTTGATGGAACACCGCTTATGGGAGCCGCAAAAAGTGATAAAAACCTCACCAAAGTTTTGTTGAAACACGGTGCGAATTCCAATGCCCGTGATCACTTTGGCGTGACGCCGTTGATGTACGCGATGTTGTCAGAGAGCACGGCTATTCCAAAAATGCTGATCCAGGCTGGAGCCGACGTCAACATGGCGGATAAAGATGGGCGAACGGCCCTGATGTTGGCGGCTTTTGATGGGAAAACGAAAGTCGTCAAGTTGCTGATCAAAGCAGGAGCTGATGTCAACGCAAAGGACAAGCTGGGAAAAACCGTGCTGGATTATGCGATTGATGCCAATCAATCAGCGGTTATCAAAGTTCTCAAAGCTGCCGGAGCGAAACCGTCCGCTTCGTCACAATCTACCCCAAAAAAAGAAACCTGCACCACTCGCTAA
- a CDS encoding AAA family ATPase codes for MYISLEYIQLALDQLKSLHPFYGITFLVCKLNKLPVGQVKPFLKTTREEAFLKEYFHPAIDSEYFYQLFLNLKPEEDRWIDALSFKSRLISIRAETPHISEALRPERQYSHWGWSLNYVQNLSNHLQNQRIPILFLAVWLYRERDFPADATPQTIINRFVEEFHLTSEELENLCDVSIPENVNVPCLQENPVAWGELRQLIGSPPDEDPSKQGGALGYLKLVEIGPARNLTVELADRLNLLTGDNGLGKSFLLDCAWWVLTGEWAGQPAYPRTDAKSPKIIFKIATPVNNLSEEIEVAYDWNATGENKWATPKLPVIPGLSLYVRVDGSFAVFDPARRKQSQTSVFSKEDVRDGRGTEINGLIRDWVTWQYSPDQHAFQMLTEVLRHLSPPDVGDLGTLKPGRPIRIAGDSRDIPTVEHPYGTVPVIYTSAGVQRIITLAYLLVWIWQEHQVNSKAIRKTPERKLVVLIDELESHLHPQWQRSILPALLTVTNALSSKLTTQLFIATHSPIVVASTEPHFNSERDKLFHLDLVETNLFGKEAAIREVDFVRYGRIGSWLTSEIFDLQQDYGPVEAERAIEEARSLQQSENPDQERIKEVSGKLERYLSDLDTFWPRWVKFAEKHGVEL; via the coding sequence ATGTATATCAGCCTTGAATACATTCAACTGGCGCTCGACCAGCTCAAATCCCTGCATCCCTTTTATGGGATTACCTTTCTGGTCTGCAAATTGAACAAGCTACCAGTTGGACAAGTGAAACCATTTTTAAAGACCACACGAGAAGAAGCATTTCTCAAAGAGTATTTTCACCCAGCCATAGACTCAGAATATTTTTATCAGCTCTTCCTAAACCTGAAACCAGAAGAGGATAGATGGATAGACGCTCTTTCATTTAAATCCAGGCTCATCAGCATCCGTGCCGAAACCCCTCATATCTCAGAAGCTCTCCGTCCTGAGCGGCAGTACAGCCATTGGGGTTGGTCGCTAAATTATGTACAAAATTTAAGTAACCATCTGCAAAATCAGAGGATACCTATCCTTTTCCTTGCTGTCTGGTTGTATCGTGAGCGGGACTTTCCGGCTGATGCCACACCGCAAACCATCATCAATCGTTTTGTCGAGGAATTTCACCTGACATCTGAAGAACTTGAAAACCTGTGTGATGTGTCTATTCCAGAAAACGTGAATGTTCCTTGCTTGCAAGAAAATCCAGTTGCCTGGGGAGAATTGAGACAACTCATTGGTTCACCTCCTGATGAAGATCCTTCTAAACAAGGTGGAGCATTAGGCTATCTTAAACTGGTTGAAATCGGCCCGGCCCGAAACCTGACGGTTGAGCTGGCTGACCGACTGAACCTTCTGACCGGTGACAATGGTCTTGGGAAATCGTTTTTGCTCGACTGTGCGTGGTGGGTACTCACCGGAGAATGGGCTGGGCAACCTGCCTATCCAAGAACTGACGCCAAAAGTCCCAAAATCATTTTCAAGATTGCAACACCTGTAAATAACCTGAGTGAAGAAATTGAAGTCGCCTATGATTGGAATGCGACCGGTGAAAATAAATGGGCAACTCCAAAACTTCCAGTTATCCCAGGTCTGTCGCTGTATGTGCGAGTTGATGGATCTTTCGCCGTGTTTGATCCGGCGCGCCGAAAACAATCGCAAACCTCTGTTTTCTCAAAAGAAGATGTGCGCGATGGGCGAGGAACAGAAATCAATGGACTGATTCGAGATTGGGTAACCTGGCAATACAGTCCTGACCAGCATGCCTTTCAAATGCTCACTGAAGTCCTTCGCCACCTCTCTCCGCCTGATGTCGGAGACCTCGGCACGCTCAAACCAGGAAGACCAATCCGAATCGCAGGTGACAGCCGCGATATTCCTACGGTGGAACACCCGTATGGCACTGTTCCAGTAATTTACACTTCGGCGGGTGTCCAACGAATCATCACACTTGCCTATTTGCTGGTCTGGATCTGGCAGGAACATCAGGTCAATTCAAAAGCCATTCGGAAAACCCCAGAACGCAAACTCGTTGTTTTGATTGATGAACTGGAATCTCATCTCCACCCACAATGGCAACGGAGCATCCTTCCAGCCCTGTTGACAGTTACGAATGCCCTTTCATCGAAATTGACGACTCAGTTGTTTATCGCCACCCACTCACCGATTGTGGTTGCCTCTACCGAACCGCATTTCAACTCTGAACGAGACAAGCTGTTTCATCTTGATCTGGTGGAGACCAACCTGTTTGGCAAAGAAGCGGCCATTCGAGAAGTGGATTTCGTCCGCTACGGCAGAATCGGTTCGTGGTTAACGTCAGAAATCTTCGATTTACAGCAGGATTACGGCCCTGTCGAAGCCGAGCGGGCCATTGAGGAAGCCAGGTCATTGCAACAAAGCGAAAACCCCGATCAGGAAAGGATCAAAGAGGTGAGCGGCAAATTGGAGCGGTACCTGTCTGATTTGGATACCTTTTGGCCGCGATGGGTGAAATTTGCCGAAAAACATGGAGTTGAGCTTTGA
- a CDS encoding methyltransferase domain-containing protein has translation MSTQAPAGAPSPALFFETVNSYQKTAAIKTAIELDVFTAIADGNSTAQAIAAFCEASERGTRILCDYLCVIGFLTKTGSEYHLTQDSAVFLSRKSPAYLGSILEFMLSPMLIDGFQELTKTVQTGTTSLPEGGSVAPDHPVWVRFARGMAPMMAMPAQILAKLIELPSDRPSKVLDIAAGHGLYGIAFAQTYPQAQVTAVDWASVLEVAKENAGKAGVSDRHHTLPGSAFEVDFGTGYDIVLLTNFLHHFDIPTCEKLLEKIHASLADGGRVVTLEFVPNEDRVTPPMAAMFSLTMLNGTPAGDAYTFAQYDEMFTKTGYSRSELHELPPTIQRVVVSFK, from the coding sequence ATGTCAACACAGGCCCCAGCCGGTGCCCCGTCGCCGGCCTTATTTTTTGAAACCGTAAACAGCTACCAAAAAACAGCGGCGATCAAAACCGCGATTGAACTTGATGTTTTCACTGCGATTGCCGATGGCAATTCCACCGCCCAGGCCATTGCTGCCTTTTGCGAGGCTTCAGAACGTGGCACTCGGATTTTGTGCGATTACCTCTGTGTGATTGGATTTCTGACCAAAACGGGAAGTGAATATCACCTGACCCAGGATTCGGCAGTGTTTCTAAGCCGAAAATCACCGGCTTATCTGGGAAGTATCCTGGAATTTATGCTGTCACCCATGTTGATAGATGGTTTCCAGGAACTGACGAAAACCGTACAAACCGGCACTACGTCCTTGCCAGAGGGTGGGTCGGTGGCACCGGATCATCCAGTCTGGGTCCGATTTGCACGTGGTATGGCACCGATGATGGCGATGCCAGCCCAAATTCTGGCGAAGTTGATCGAATTGCCGTCTGATCGGCCTTCCAAAGTGCTCGACATTGCCGCCGGGCATGGTTTGTATGGAATTGCCTTTGCCCAAACGTACCCACAAGCCCAGGTTACCGCCGTTGACTGGGCCAGCGTGCTTGAAGTTGCCAAAGAAAATGCCGGAAAAGCTGGTGTTTCGGATCGCCATCACACGTTGCCAGGGAGCGCCTTTGAGGTTGATTTTGGAACTGGGTACGACATCGTGCTGCTGACCAATTTTCTGCATCATTTTGATATTCCGACCTGTGAAAAGCTGCTGGAAAAAATCCATGCTTCGCTGGCTGACGGAGGCCGCGTCGTGACGCTTGAATTTGTCCCGAACGAAGACCGCGTGACACCTCCGATGGCGGCCATGTTCAGTTTGACCATGCTCAATGGAACGCCCGCCGGAGATGCCTACACCTTTGCCCAGTATGACGAAATGTTTACCAAAACCGGCTATAGCCGAAGCGAACTCCACGAACTCCCGCCGACGATTCAGCGAGTGGTAGTGTCCTTTAAATAA